A portion of the Esox lucius isolate fEsoLuc1 chromosome 20, fEsoLuc1.pri, whole genome shotgun sequence genome contains these proteins:
- the LOC105009271 gene encoding chymase 1, mast cell (The RefSeq protein has 1 substitution compared to this genomic sequence), with amino-acid sequence MWSVKLLLLYREEKLNLSTHLDLYQSSTMYQFFIIILLHLLSCTGASESGIVGGNVAKPHSRPYMVSLQHRKHHVCGGMLIHKSFVLTAAHCLKDAYPLKVVLGAHNLMKEEKKCWQESQVVHYHTHPLHQNITQFDYDIMILKLKTPARLSKCVNVIGLADNEKHAKKGLSCSVAGWGKTESTNTLASNVLMETEVTVEDNSKCKSVWQKYFEDKQMMCTNTNAGKGFCQGDSGGPLICKNKAQGVIAFQYAADCADHRYPQVYTKIPFFRLWIKEVLDGYGANLSLS; translated from the exons atgtggagTGTAAAACTGTTACTGTTGTATAGAGAAGAGAAACTCAATCTCTCAACACATCTAGATCTCTGCCAGTCTAGCACCATGTATCAGttcttcatcatcatcctccttcacctcctttcCTGTACCG GGGCCTCTGAGAGTGGTATTGTGGGGGGAAACGTAGCTAAGCCCCACTCCAGACCCTACATGGTCTCTTTACAACACAGAAAACATCATGTTTGTGGAGGGATGCTCATCCACAAGTCCTTTGTCCTGACCGCCGCTCACTGTTTGAAAGA TGCTTATCCTTTAAAGGTGGTGCTTGGAGCCCACAACTTAatgaaagaggagaaaaaaTGTTGGCAGGAGAGTCAGGTGGTACATTACCATACCCACCCATTACATCAGAATATAACGCAGTTTGATTATGACATCATGATACTGAAG TTGAAGACCCCAGCTCGTCTATCTAAGTGTGTGAATGTCATTGGACTCGCAGACAATGAAAAGCATGCAAAAAAAGGCTTGAGCTGCTCTGTTGCTGGTTGGGGCAAGACTGAATCAACAAACACACTTGCCTCAAACGTTTTGATGGAAACAGAAGTAACTGTGGAGGACAACTCTAAATGCAAGAGCGTGTGGCAGAAATACTTTGAAGATAAACAAATGATGTGTACTAATACTAATGCTGGGAAAGGATTTTGTCAG gGAGATTCTGGGGGTCCTCTTATTTGCAAAAATAAGGCACAGGGTGTGATAGCTTTTCAATATGCTGCAGACTGTGCTGATCACAGGTACCCTCAAGTGTACACGAAAATACCTTTCTTCCGGTTGTGGATTAAAGAAGTGTTGGATGGTTATGGTGCCAACTTGTCTTTAAGCTAG
- the LOC105029813 gene encoding chymase 1, mast cell precursor (The RefSeq protein has 4 substitutions compared to this genomic sequence) → MMYRFFILLPHLLSCTGASESGIVGGNVAKPHSRPYMVSLQHRGHHVCGGMLIHEYFVLTAAHCLKNAYPLTAALGAHNLKKKEKSCQKIQVAHYHTHPLHQNITQNSYDIMLLKLKVKAKLTKNITIVALPDKDTHVPATTRCSIAGWGKTNSGSVNGSDVLMEAVVVMQDNSECKRKWKTYFENNQMICTRTKEKKGFCQGDSGGPLLCHGKAQGIISYCCLDCADHSSPNVFMKVPFFRPWIDEVLMGYGTHMSLNRQA, encoded by the exons ATGATGTACCGGTTCTTCATCCTCCTCCCACATCTCCTTTCCTGTACCG GGGCCTCGGAGAGTGGTATTATGGGGGGAAACGTAGCTAAGCCCCACTCCAGACCCTACATGGTCTCTTTACAGCACAGAGGACATCATGTTTGTGGAGGGATGCTCATCCACGAGTACTTTGTCCTGACCGCCGCTCACTGTTTGAAAAA tgcttatcctttgacggctGCGCTTGGAGCCCACAACTTaaagaaaaaggagaagagTTGTCAGAAGATTCAGGTGGCACATTACCATACCCACCCATTACATCAGAATATAACACAGAACAGCTATGACATCATGCTACTGAAG TTGAAGGTCAAGGCTAAACTTACCAAGAATATTACGATCGTTGCACTCCCAGACAAGGATACCCATGTCCCTGCAACCACCAGATGCTCTATTGCGGGTTGGGGCAAGACTAACTATGGCAGTGCTTATGGTTCAGATGTTTTGATGGAAGCCGTAGTGGTAATGCAGGATAACTCTGAATGCAAGCGCAAGTGGAAGACATACTTTGAAAACAACCAGATGATATGCACTCGAACTAAAGAAAAGAAAGGATTTTGTCAG gGAGATTCCGGGGGACCTCTTCTTTGCCACGGCAAGGCACAGGGTATCATCTCTTATTGTTGTTTGGATTGTGCTGATCACAGTTCTCCAAATGTGTTCATGAAAGTACCTTTTTTCAGGCCGTGGATTGACGAGGTTTTGATGGGATATGGTACCCACATGTCTTTAAACAGGCAAGCATGA
- the ercc1 gene encoding DNA excision repair protein ERCC-1, with translation MENKFNINLDHSAFTKPRSPVKPLFQPSSKAGQSASSSSTLSETTAPQPAGQPLSYAEFIVQRKGFAPPPQKEGLSRVTANGTGSTTATSSLKQGPCTETQAGPDRASAPSVGKERNQDQPMGTDGLGCSGGGTPVGTEGEEGQRSEGTNILVHPKPVGSGNSIIVSPRQRGNPILKFVRSVPWEFGEIVPDYVLGQTTCALFLSLRYHNLNPNYIHDRLKQLGQTFTLRVLLVQVDVKDPHHSLKELARICILSDCTLILAWSPEEAGRYLETYKSYEKKPADLLKEHVEKDYLSKVTDCLTTVKSVNKTDSITLLSTFSSLEGIINASKEDLVLCPGLGPQKARRLYDVLHQPFRKSKKKES, from the exons ATGGAAAATAAGTTTAATATCAACTTAGACCACTCTGCATTCACAAAACCAAGATCCCCG GTGAAGCCCCTTTTCCAGCCTTCATCTAAGGCCGGCCAGAGCGCCTCATcgtcctccaccctctctgaAACCACAGCACCCCAGCCTGCTGGCCAGCCTCTGTCCTATGCAGAGTTCATTGTCCAGAGGAAAGGCTTTGCCCCTCCTCCACAGAAAGAGGGTCTGTCCAGGGTAACAGCCAACGGGACAGGGTCCACGACAGCCACTAGTAGTTTGAAACAAGGTCCCTGTACGGAGACACAAGCTGGGCCAGACAGGGCGTCGGCCCCCTCTGTGGGCAAGGAGAGGAACCAGGACCAGCCGATGGGGACAGATGGTCTGGGGTGCAGTGGAGGGGGTACCCCAGTGGGtacagaaggagaggagggtcaaaggtcagagggCACTAACATCCTGGTTCATCCTAAACCTGTGGGCTCCGGGAACAGCATCATAGTCAGCCCCAGACAG AGAGGAAATCCAATTCTGAAGTTTGTGAGGAGTGTGCCTTGGGAGTTTGGAGAAATAGTGCCCGACTATGTCCTCGGTCAGACTACCTGTGCTCTCTTCCTCAG CCTGAGGTACCATAACCTCAACCCCAACTACATCCACGATCGTCTGAAACAACTCGGACAGACCTTCACCCTCAGGGTTCTGCTGGTGCAGGTTGATGTG AAAGACCCTCACCATTCTCTGAAAGAGCTGGCTCGTATCTGCATCTTGTCTGACTGCACTCTCATCCTGGCCTGGAG TCCCGAGGAGGCTGGTCGTTACCTGGAGACATACAAATCATATGAGAAGAAACCAGCTGACCTGCTGAAGGAGCATGTGGAGAAAGACTACCTGTCCAAG gtgactgactgcctgaccACTGTGAAGTCTGTCAACAAGACTGACTCCATTACTCTGCTGTCCACCTTTTCT TCCCTAGAAGGGATCATCAATGCGTCTAAAGAAGACCTGGTTCTCTGTCCTGGACTGGGCCCACAGAAG GCCAGACGCCTCTATGATGTGCTACACCAGCCGTTTCGCAAGTCCAAGAAGAAAGAAAGCTGA